In Fragaria vesca subsp. vesca linkage group LG1, FraVesHawaii_1.0, whole genome shotgun sequence, the sequence ATTGTAGCGTGTTAGGATCAATAATAATCGTGGGTGGTTTATATGCCGTGTTGTGGGGTAAAAGCAAAGACATAAAGATGATGACGCAATCTGTGCCAACAAGCTTCGAGGAGGAAAAATATGCAGAATCACTTGAAGTTGTTATAAGGTCTCCAAATGACAAAGCCATCAACAATAAGAAAGAGAGTGAAGCAAATGTCAGTAATGATGAGCCAAATACATTGCCAACATGATGCAATGGTGTGTGAGGAAATAGTATAGAAATAACAGGATACAAGAAACATAAGGAGGTAGCTGCTGGTAGTTTAGAATCAAGAAGGGTTCTTCAGATCTGGACTTGAATAGTATACGTCTTAATGGTAATATATATGCTTGTATTCTGAATGTAGTTATTCATGTTAATATTTTTGTCGCATGATTTTGTTCTTCATACTATGATTAGATCGAGGAGGTCAAAAAAGTTCTTTTTTTATATTAAAATCAAAAGAAATATTCATTTCAACATAGGAAACACTGCATCAAATCAAATTGACCAAAATGTAGTGCAAGAATGCATTGATGATTGCGAAATCAAAATAGATGGAGAAAAAAGTTGCTATACTACTACACTTAAAAATTGCATACGTTTATGTTGAAGATGCACCTCCAAGGCTCAAAGTACACTTGGTCACTGGATCATTGCATGGTGAGGCATTAGCAGTCGCACAATATTCTGCAAATTTTTACTGGCCCTGACTTGTAATAACCAGTGCAACAACATAGAACACAACGACAACAGTTTGAGTTGACCATGTAACACAAAGCAAATGATGTAATGCAAATCTTTAAACCAATCTGATTTCTACCATAAAAGAATTACAAACGAGGAAGGGGTCGTTGTCTCTATATTCAAAGAAAGCTTTAAAAACATAATAGGATGGTACCCTCACTGTGAACAGGTGCTTTGTAGTTGAAATTTCGCTCTAAATAAATCGAATAATCCTTCTAAGATCGTTATCTAACACTCGGGGAGAAGCCTGCAAAATATGAATCTTAACCGGGTCAAAAAAACTAATACAGGCTGTACCCAAAGAACTGGCTGATGATGATGGAAAATCCAAGAGCAATAGCAATCAGGGAAGAAGCCCATGTCAGTTTCTCTGTTATTCTGGGCACTCTGTCCTTTAATGCCTGACTACATGAGCCTAGAAAAACTGTGTAGCTTCCCATGGCAACCACGGTCCCAACTAAGAACATAACTAGAAATGCAGCACCAGCAACACGAGATGGCAAAGCAAGTGCAGGCAACACCATCATCAATGCATCTGGCTGCAACCCATGCACAATTCCGGTGGCAAAAGTGGCAAAACCAATCTTCTTCTTCCCAACAGTTGGATTATCAAGAGATTCATATACACTAACATCACACTCACCATTCTCCAAGGCAACACAAGGACTTGGGACTTCTGAAGCTTCCTTAATGCCCATAGCACCAATAACTAATAGAGTAAGCCCAACAACTCTTGTGCCCCAAGTACGGATAATTTCAATATGGAGCCGGTCCTTTAGTAGCAGAAATAATAATCCAAAGATAACCTGGCCAGCATCATGGCCACATCCCCAGAGGGCTCCAACAAGAGCACTTTCAATACGGGTACGCCCAATTGAGAGTGGAGCCAAAGCAGCTAGGTGGTCAGGCCCTGATAATGTGTGCAAGCAACCAGCAAAGAAACCAGTCCATGCACTACTGAGTAATTCAGTCTGGATGAGTCTTCCCCCGACTGCAACAGCAGCTGGACCACCTGTTTTTGTTGCAGTTTGAAAAGAAGCAAGAGCGGCTGGTGCAAAGGCAGGTTGTACTAAGACCAAAATAAGAGCAGAAAGTGCAACAAATGCCCCAGTGGTGATTGCCTGTCCACGTTTGGTAAATGAAATGCATTAGCTGGAGGGAAAAAGAAAAAT encodes:
- the LOC101293334 gene encoding urease accessory protein UreH-like codes for the protein MERLLSSSTSTPKLHLKPSSFHHRLARLDSSNLNFPSSKLPSLRRVASVSCKHQNPSPFSSSSSSPEGLPSLSLKRAGSGPNGSEPKTHLLNQIADGASKQRKAITTGAFVALSALILVLVQPAFAPAALASFQTATKTGGPAAVAVGGRLIQTELLSSAWTGFFAGCLHTLSGPDHLAALAPLSIGRTRIESALVGALWGCGHDAGQVIFGLLFLLLKDRLHIEIIRTWGTRVVGLTLLVIGAMGIKEASEVPSPCVALENGECDVSVYESLDNPTVGKKKIGFATFATGIVHGLQPDALMMVLPALALPSRVAGAAFLVMFLVGTVVAMGSYTVFLGSCSQALKDRVPRITEKLTWASSLIAIALGFSIIISQFFGYSLY